The Orcinus orca chromosome 1, mOrcOrc1.1, whole genome shotgun sequence DNA window CCCACACCCTGAACTGAGACTATTATATCTCCCTGCAGCCCCCACCCTGCTGCTTACTAACCAAGGGAAGGGGCAAGAAGCATTAGTTGAAATGTTCCCAAAGGAGCAGAAAGAACATTCCACTGCCTCCAAAAATAGAACCCCCATTTCACAAGGCCTTCCTCCAACAGAGTCCATTGGCTCTCACCAGGCCTTGAGACTCCTAAATAGTGGCTTAAGTAGGTTCCACAATGCCCCCATATAATGTGGCAGAAAAAGTAGGCCTTAATCTAGAATACAGTTATGTGTGAGTGTAGGGGCTTTAGGAATGGTAAGTGGGTAGACCAGGATGTTTTTAATGTTAGAGttactctttttcttcttagGTTCAAGCTCCAAAATAAACCCTGGGAGCTGAGCATTACTCAGCAGACAAGCTGCTTAAAAGGAGGGTAATTCGAGGACTGTAAAAGCGTGGGGGAGCATGTTGAAAAGGTGAGGTCATCATCCTATGATATTCAGCCCTGATCATCTCCACAGTAGTTTGCAGAGGCATGTGCACAGAAAGCTACAAAAAATGTTGTTCCTATCAACCAGCCAACCCTGGCTTAGTCTGGGACTGTAGAGATTGTAAGAAGCAAACCTTAGGCGTCAGCAGCATTATTGACTTCTTCCCAtggggatttttttaaactaacagtACTAGTTGTTTGCCAATCTAGCTGGCTTCTTTTGTATCCCTTCCCTTACCAGTCCCCTCCAGAGTGAGCTTAGTATAATGCTGGGCACATAATAGgctctttaaaaaatagaatcataggggggaaaaaaagcatagaattttaaaactagaaaacacCTTAGAAATTATCCAGTCAGTTTGGATAGGGTCTCATAATTTCCAGTCTTGATTCTTTTTTGATGTGTTATACATAGATAGTTGCCTGCAGCTTTTTATAATCCTATACCAATATTCTCAAAACTTAAGAATTCTTAGTTCCTGAAGAACAGCTATTCAGTGGGTTAAGTGTGATTCTGATATGAATGGTGAAAATGCAAAGGCAGAAGAGAGGAAGATAGGATctgagaaagggaaaaagctcTTTGACAAACTGACTCCTTTTCTTCAACCAGTATATGTATAAAAACTGTCCTGACAATTCTGAATGTCTGGCAGAGCTTCTCTTGCAATTAAAAAAGGTAAAGGAAATTGTACAAAATATTAACTTAAAAGGTCCAAAATCTCTAGCCATGCCATTGATTCAGAGACGTGTACAGAGTACCAAATGCATTTCGGAAAGGCACTCAATCAAATATATACAGCATTTAAAATCAAGTCAAGAACATTGACTGCACCGAAAATTGACGCTAAAATACccgaacattttaaatttaatatagtaTGGATTTAATTCCCAAATACCCAAAATTTGCACAGGGTCCCATTTCAGCTAGCTTTCTCGtccccaaatattttctaccCATAGCTCATCTATCTTTATATCTCTCATTTACTTATCTTAAAGGGCTTGGACAGTGCCTTGTACCAcaatatatgctcaataaatgcttcccACTAtccttcattttaaattattcaggTATTTTAGGCAAAGGTAATTTCTAAATATCACTGTCTAGTCTTAGAGATACACAATTAGCAAATACATAGCATAAAGTGGCTCTCTCTGAGCCACACAGACACGCCCAGATACCCTTTGTCCAGATCCTCAGTGGGACTCTAGGGCCTACCCAACAGGGCCTTGCTGTGTCATGCTGCCACTGTAGAGGGGAGGACAAGGGATGGTGGTGGAGGGGAATGGAACCTCTCTGGCATCTCATTATGTGTCTCATTCTGCTGCAAATAAGCATTCCTTTTCCAGAATCTGCCCCCATACCTAGCTCTTGTGGACTGTACTGATTTCAATATGGGATCAGGCAGTTCTCCAACACAGAAGCCCCTACCTTCCTACCTCAAACTGCctctttctttggagaaaaggtTTGGGAATGGGAGGAGACTGTTAAAAGAAAGATCAGGATTAATCTCAATATTATCTCAATATTATCTCAATATTATCGCGTATCTCTCCCTCCAAACTCCTTCCTATGGAGACAAATAAGTTTGGGGTGAGGGTAGACACATCAATGGAACAcaacagaaaacatttgaagatacAGGGAAGTAGAGGCTAGAGTGGTACAGTAGGACTAGAGATTCATCAAAAAGCTGGGAGAACAAATTGACAGCTTGAAAAGGAAGATGTAGATTACTAAActgaagataataaaattaacaattttattaTCTTCAGGACAATGTTATAGGCAAACTGACAACTGAAATGAGATAAATGCTGAGAAATAACTACATGTAAATTGTTAGAAATTAATATCTGTGTAAAGGATTATAAGGCATGGATGGAGATCTTAGCAAAGATGTAAAACTGTGAATAACTGCCTATTGTTCACAGCGCCGCCTTCGCTCCTCTTGAACTGTCCCCCAACCCCATCCTCATTTGGGGTCTTCAACCTAACTAGAAGCACCGACTATCTTTTCAGCCCCTTGCCGCCgccccaccacccccgccccggtTTCGTTTACCTGTTATCAGTGAATTACTAGCGTGTTCCAAAGATGGAGGGAGTACTTCGAGGGCTCCGATGTCTGCTCTGGGCTGGAGAACAAGAAAGCTGTTGGGGCTTTGACGGCTTTGTCTTCTCACTCCCTCTCTGTTCAGTGACTGAGTCAGTCTGCTCAGTCTCCCCCTGCAATGCAGCCCCTCCTAAGAATGGCGGAAGgactccccgccccctcccggccTGACTCGGCTAATTCAAAAGATAGGTTCCAGAACActtgagggagggagacaggactAAAGCATCTCCGTAGGCTTATTGGTCTGATTCCCGAGCTCTTCCAGCTCCCCCGTGCAGACTGAGGGTGTAATGAAGGAGTAGTTAATTGTCCTCTAATTTTAGGTTTATGGATTAAAAGTCTTGACTCTAGACAACGTGGAGGAGTGTCCCTTTATTCCCCAATTAAGGATTTCAGGTCACCCGAACTGTTTTTGAGAATCACAAAAATTCTCCCTCGGTACCTCCCGATTTGCCTTCCCACCCTCACAATGGGTAAATAAACCTAGCCCTATTGCATTTGCGGTAGGGCACAGGGACATCGGGGATGCGTGTGCTTCTGCCAATCTCTGAACTCGGTTGGGGCCGAAGGATTTGGGGGCTCCGCTTCCTTTCGCTCCGCAACGCCTGACGCGCAAACAGAACGCACGATTCTGGAGGGTCCAGCTTGCGTGCCAGGCCTTCCTCGAGGGTCCGCTTTCCCGGGTTTTCCCGGCAGGGGCGGCGGCCCTCGGGGGCTTCCGAGGCCCCTCCCACGTCCCTCCGTCCTGCAGCGCCACCTCAGTCCAGAGGGGAGCTGTGCGCCCGGCTCCCAGCCGGACGGGTTTCGTAATCGCGTCGCGGCCGTTTCCGCCCTCAGCCAGCCGCACCTCTGCTGCTCCGCCCTCGGCTCCCCCACCGCGCCGAGGAGCGAGCCCGGGAGCCCCACGCCGGCGGGCACCGAGCGGGAGCCCCCCACCAGCTGGCGCCGGACGCCTGGGTGCCGGAGCAGAGCAGGTGAGG harbors:
- the CDC42SE1 gene encoding CDC42 small effector protein 1 isoform X2, whose amino-acid sequence is MLKSQPHLCCSALGSPTAPRSEPGSPTPAGTEREPPTSWRRTPGCRSRAGFQVCGRRNLVPACPPHSPTLLVSQGLRH